The following proteins are encoded in a genomic region of Methylobacterium tardum:
- the fae gene encoding 5,6,7,8-tetrahydromethanopterin hydro-lyase: MAKITKVQVGEALVGEGNEVAHIDLIIGPRGSPAESAFCNGLVNNKHGFTSLLAVIAPNLPCKPNTLMFNKVTINDARQAVQMFGPAQHGVAKAVQDAVAEGIIPADEADDLYILVGVFIHWEAADDAKIQKYNYEATKLSIQRAVNGEPKASTVTEQRNSAQHPFAANA, encoded by the coding sequence ATGGCGAAGATCACCAAGGTTCAGGTCGGCGAAGCGCTCGTCGGCGAAGGCAACGAGGTCGCCCACATCGACCTGATCATCGGACCGCGCGGTTCGCCGGCCGAGTCGGCCTTCTGCAACGGCCTCGTGAACAACAAGCACGGCTTCACCAGCCTGCTCGCGGTCATCGCGCCGAACCTGCCGTGCAAGCCGAACACCCTGATGTTCAACAAGGTCACCATCAACGACGCCCGTCAGGCCGTCCAGATGTTCGGCCCGGCCCAGCACGGTGTTGCCAAGGCCGTGCAGGACGCGGTGGCCGAGGGCATCATCCCGGCGGACGAGGCCGACGACCTGTACATCCTGGTCGGCGTGTTCATCCACTGGGAGGCGGCCGACGACGCCAAGATCCAGAAGTACAACTACGAGGCGACCAAGCTGTCGATCCAGCGCGCCGTCAACGGCGAGCCGAAGGCTTCGACGGTCACCGAGCAGCGCAACTCCGCGCAGCACCCCTTCGCCGCCAACGCTTAG